One genomic region from Prionailurus bengalensis isolate Pbe53 chromosome C1, Fcat_Pben_1.1_paternal_pri, whole genome shotgun sequence encodes:
- the NPPA gene encoding natriuretic peptides A, translating into MGSFSTITASFLLFLACQLLWQTGANPVYGSVSNADLMDFKNLLDHLEDKMPLEDEVVPPQVLSEQNEEAGAALSPLPEVPPWAGEVNPAQRDGGALGRGSWDSSDRSALLKSKLRALLAAPRSLRRSSCFGGRMDRIGAQSGLGCNSFRYRR; encoded by the exons ATGGGCTCCTTCTCCACCATCACCGCgagcttcctcctcttcctggcgTGTCAGCTCCTGTGGCAAACAGGAGCTAACCCGGTATATGGCTCTGTGTCCAACGCAGACCTGATGGATTTCAAG AATTTGCTGGACCATTTGGAGGACAAGATGCCTTTGGAAGATGAAGTCGTGCCCCCACAAGTACTAAGTGAGCAGAATGAGGAAGCTGGGGCAGCTCTTAGCCCCCTCCCTGAGGTGCCTCCCTGGGCTGGGGAGGTCAACCCAGCCCAGAGAGATGGGGGTGCCCTTGGGCGGGGCTCCTGGGACTCCTCCGATAGATCTGCCCTCCTGAAAAGCAAGCTGAGGGCACTGCTTGCTGCCCCTCGGAGTCTGCGGAGGTCCAGCTGCTTTGGAGGCAGGATGGACAGGATTGGAGCTCAGAGTGGACTGGGCTGCAACAGCTTCCGG TACCGAAGATAA